One Fusarium musae strain F31 chromosome 6, whole genome shotgun sequence DNA segment encodes these proteins:
- a CDS encoding hypothetical protein (EggNog:ENOG41): protein MADASWSVIHGALTSLTARDWTVAFISCWFVFKVLQALYNVSPLHPLSKIPGPKLAAATYLPEFYYDVILVGRYTHAIKQMHEKYGPIVRINPNELHCADMSFSDEIYAVGGRKRDKPFHQVNGSAAGTGNAFGTPDHDLHRARRAPVAKFFSRAMIARLEQEVHDLAQKLCNKLLAENKDEKDRKPFEIAHAYSCFTSDAISSYCFGEAFGLLSRSQWQPNYREATLAVLKPVFFFRFFPILVSSVKLGKYFINILPTDIALLIRTLQIDIPSRVQKTKNELDAGIVYDRPTIFADLLQSELDDGEKKQDRLVEEAVTIVNAGTETTSWALAVITYFLLSQPETLAKLQDELKQVVEDPCHLPSWTTLEQLPYLGAVINEGLRLSYGVSSRTARVPTAEDLVYRGEFNKKPTTLVLPRGYAIGMSAAIAHHDESVFPDSYIFAPERWIDEDNKIRKDLEKSMIAFSKGSRGCLGKNLALCELYLSLAALVLRVMPCMRLYETTEKDVCYDHDMFIPMTESGSKGVRVIIES from the exons ATGGCGGACGCAAGCTGGTCAGTCATTCATGGCGCTTTAACGTCGCTGACGGCTCGAGACTGGACAGTGGCTTTTATATCGTGTTGGTTTGTGTTTAAAGTCTTGCAGGCGTTATATAATGTCTCGCCTCTTCATCCGCTGAGCAAGATCCCTGGTCCGAAACTCGCCGCTGCTACGTATCTGCCTGAATTCTACTACgatgtcatcctcgtcggccGCTATACCCATGCTATCAAGCAGATGCACGAGAAATATG GCCCCATTGTCCGCATCAATCCCAATGAGCTGCATTGCGCTGACATGTCATTCTCGGATGAGATCTACGCCGTCGGCGGTCGCAAACGGGATAAGCCCTTCCATCAAGTGAATGGCTCAGCAGCTGGCACGGGAAACGCCTTTGGAACCCCCGATCACGATCTCCATCGCGCCAGACGTGCACCCGTCGCCAAGTTCTTCTCGCGAGCCATGATTGCACGTCTCGAACAAGAAGTCCACGACCTGGCGCAAAAGCTGTGCAACAAACTCCTGGCCGAGAACAAGGATGAAAAAGACCGCAAACCTTTTGAGATTGCGCACGCATACAGTTGCTTTACCTCTGATGCCATTTCAAGCTATTGTTTCGGCGAGGCTTTTGGATTGTTATCGCGAAGTCAGTGGCAGCCTAACTATCGTGAAGCTACTCTCGCGGTTCTCAAGCCAGTGTtcttctttcgcttctttccTATCCTTGTCTCTAGCGTTAAGCTAGGTAAGTATTTTATCAACATTCTTCCGACTGATATTGCGCTTCTTATTCGAACCTTACAAATCGACATTCCGTCTCGTGTCCAGAAAACGAAGAATGAACTTGATGCAGGTATTGTTTATGATCGGCCGACAATTTTCGCTGATCTGCTTCAAtctgagcttgatgatggtgagaagaagcaggatcGTCTTGTCGAGGAGGCTGTTACTATTGTTAACGCTGGAACTGAGACTACCAGCTGGGCGTTGGCTGTGATTACatactttcttttatcaCAGCCCGAGACGCTTGCCAAGTTGCAAGATGAATTGAAGCAAGTTGTCGAGGACCCATGCCATTTGCCTTCTTGGACGACACTGGAACAGCTTCCGTATCTTGGGGCGGTCATCAATGAGGGCCTGCGTCTATCATACGGCGTCTCTAGCCGCACGGCTCGCGTGCCGACGGCAGAAGACCTTGTTTACCGGGGAGAATTTAACAAGAAGCCAACAACCTTAGTACTGCCTCGAGGATATGCGATCGGGATGTCGGCGGCTATCGCACATCACGATGAGTCCGTCTTCCCAGACTCTTACATCTTTGCTCCTGAGCGATGGATCGACGAGGATAACAAGATCAGAAAGGATCTGGAGAAGTCAATGATTGCGTTTTCGAAGGGCAGCCGTGGATGTCTTGGTAAAAA TCTCGCATTATGCGAGCTGTACCTCTCTCTTGCTGCTCTGGTTCTAAGGGTAATGCCCTGCATGCGTCTATACGAGACGACGGAGAAGGATGTTTGCTATGACCATGACATGTTCATTCCGATGACGGAGAGTGGAAGCAAGGGAGTCAGAGTAATCATCGAGAGCTAG
- a CDS encoding hypothetical protein (EggNog:ENOG41), translating to MQLSYGILAALLSASSLVAASPTQSASNLMLELNGKATSALENAQAPTSRKKCTVANADVRRDWKVLSKKERKAYINAVLCLRKKPSKGDPSFAPGARTRYDDFVAVHINQTRSIHATGNFFTWHRYYTWAYEKALRDECGYKGTQPYWNWFETGDYATNPLFDGSETSMSGDGEFFKHNGSVSGQGAIYLPSGNGGGCIKKGPFAGATANLGPPSPGMDGMEATATPLEYNPRCLRRDLGRYAIDKWMTLPNLYNVTLGDASHSIQVMQDEFQGRFPDLFLGLHGAGHFAIGGDSSDLYSSSNEPIFFLHHAMVDRVYWIWQALHPKQARDIAGTITIGNRPPSRDALKSDPLNMGVNAAEITIDDALDTLGGSPFCYIYL from the exons ATGCAGCTGTCTTACGGAATACTCGCTGCGTTGCTGAGCGCATCGTCGCTCGTTGCGGCCTCGCCGACTCAATCCGCTAGCAACCTCATGCTAGAGCTTAACGGCAAGGCAACCAGTGCGCTAGAGAATGCCCAGGCGCCAACCAGCCGCAAGAAGTGCACAGTCGCTAATGCCGACGTGCGCCGGGATTG GAAGGTTCTTtccaagaaagagagaaaggcTTATATCAATGCCGTTCTATGTCTTCGAAAGAAACCCTCCAAAGGGGATCCCTCTTTCGCACCTGGTGCACGCACCAGATATGACGATTTTGTGGCGGTGCATATCAACCAGACTCGCAGCATCCATGCAACA GGAAACTTCTTTACCTGGCATCGCTACTATACTTGGGCTTATGAAAAAGCTCTGCGAGATGAGTGCGGCTACAAGGGCACACAGCCA TACTGGAATTGGTTTGAAACCGGCGACTATGCTACTAACCCCCTCTTTGATGGCTCCGAAACCAGTATGAGCGGCGATGGcgagttcttcaagcacAACGGCTCTGTTTCTGGTCAAGGAGCTATTTATCTACCAAGCGGTAATGGAGGTGGCTGTATCAAGAAAGGTCCCTTCGCCGGCGCGACCGCTAACCTTGGACCTCCCTCTCCCGGTATGGACGGAATGGAGGCCACCGCTACGCCTCTCGAGTATAACCCTCGGTGTCTCCGTCGAGATCTCGGCCGCTACGCGATCGATAAGTGGATGACTCTTCCCAACTTGTACAATGTCACCCTTGGTGATGCTTCACACAGCATCCAGGTCATGCAGGATGAGTTTCAAGGCCGATTTCCAGATCTGTTCTTGGGCTTGCACGGCGCTGGTCATTTTGCTATTGGTGGTGACTCGTCTGACCTTTACTCTTCGTCTAACGAGCCTATTTTCTTCTTGCATCACGCTATGGTTGATCGTGTCTACTGGATATGGCAGGCTCTGCATCCTAAGCAGGCTCGGGATATTGCTGGTACTATCACTATCGGGAATAGACCTCCAAGTCGGGATGCTTTGAAGTCTGATCCTCTGAATATGGGGGTTAACGCAGCTGAGATCACCATCGATGATGCACTTGACACCTTGGGTGGATCTCCATTCTGTTATATCTATCTCTAA
- a CDS encoding hypothetical protein (EggNog:ENOG41) gives MVSFKKVLTLLSIGAASALPAADSNGRLSDLMLDKRDLLDSRAVCKANDPNYQAFKKNKANGSAFCSNYIQSTVSTTITPVVRSTSTRVTAITTTRIGIKTIRTTTFLVTVTTATKTDLTTVTLTSTALVTDLTTKTLTNTATSRVTNTKAVQVAVTDVEQVTQRFTTGVTTTVTIDADVTLTTDVTDTATVDALTTVSTTISTFRDRAPTPTVYVPETRTDGPQAEVHCKVVGNADDTNYWSGGSGRSIGNPSFSVCRDFCSSDSEAVSFGFNSVECDCYNGTVSAAVSPDASPPWTFYDMLCGSANQPSPSKRAVKAAQVQIPDYLPSKAPSAVSSACSCLVASPSAPTTTTFTAKASRTITTTQTKTNTFSVNKLKTTVFLDRKTSTSISSRKTTKTGSQTVTQTNRKSSTVTKPVTVTVTNFNTVLVTNTNVVDATNYNTVFVTNVDTVAETDYNTVIVTNAEGFTVTQYYTTVQTDVATSVITPDAYTTTSGTTTIWGS, from the exons ATGGTTTCATTCAAGAAAGTTCTGACGCTGCTGTCCATCGGCGCCGCGAGCGCGCTACCAGCGGCCGACAGCAATGGTCGACTTTCGGATTTGATGCTCGATAAGAGAGACCTCTTAGACTCAAGAGCAG TCTGCAAGGCCAATGATCCTAACTACCAAGCCTTCAAGAAAAACAAAGCCAATGGTTCCGCGTTCTGCTCGAACTACATTCAAAGCACCGTGTCAACTACCATCACCCCCGTAGTTCGCAGTACCTCAACGAGAGTTACAGCCATCACGACTACTCGAATCGGTATAAAGACCATCCGAACGACCACTTTTCTCGTGACTGTCACTACTGCGACAAAGACCGATTTGACTACAGTAACTCTGACAAGCACTGCACTTGTTACTGATCTCACAACCAAGACGCTTACGAACACGGCGACGAGTAGAGTTACCAATACAAAGGCAGTTCAGGTGGCTGTGACGGATGTTGAGCAGGTGACTCAGAGGTTTACGACTGGGGTTACTACGACTGTTACTATCGATGCTGATGTTACGCTTACAACGGATGTGACCGACACTGCTACAGTTGATGCTCTGACGACAGTGTCTACCACAATTTCCACTTT TCGTGATAGAGCACCAACTCCTACGGTGTATGTTCCGGAAA CCCGCACTGACGGTCCCCAAGCGGAGGTTCACTGCAAAGTCGTTGGTAATGCAGATGACACCAACTATTGGAGTGGAGGATCCGGTCGGTCAATCGGAAATCCCAGCTTTAGCGTATGCCGAGACTTTTGCTCGAGCGATTCGGAAGCCGTCAGCTTCGGTTTCAACTCGGTCGAGTGCGACTGCTATAATGGCACAGT GAGCGCTGCGGTTTCACCAGACGCTTCACCTCCCTGGACATTCTACGACATGCTATGTGGCTCCGCCAATCAG CCTTCGCCCTCTAAACGAGCCGTGAAGGCGGCTCAGGTTCAAATACCCGATTATTTACCTAGCAAAGCTCCTAGTGCCGTGAGCAGCGCGTGTTCATGCCTCGTCGCCAGTCCCTCTGCCCCCACGACCACCACCTTCACCGCCAAAGCCTCTAGGACCATCACAACTACCCAGACCAAAACGAATACCTTCTctgtcaacaagctcaagaccaCGGTCTTTCTGGACCGAAAGACTAGCACATCTATCAGCTCTAGAAAGACCACGAAAACAGGTTCGCAGACAGTGACTCAAACGAATCGAAAGAGCTCCACAGTCACGAAACCTGTTACTGTCACGGTTACAAACTTCAACACTGTCTTGGTGACTAATACTAATGTTGTAGATGCTACGAACTACAATACGGTCTTTGTTACAAATGTTGATACAGTGGCTGAGACGGATTATAACACTGTTATTGTCACGAATGCGGAGGGTTTCACTGTTACCCAGTATTACACCACTGTGCAGACTGATGTGGCCACAAGTGTGATTACACCGGATGCATATACTACGACCAGTGGAACAACAACTATCTGGGGTTCTTAA